The Bacillota bacterium genome contains a region encoding:
- a CDS encoding sigma 54-interacting transcriptional regulator, which yields MTGKIVFIAPDKNLADRAKQLISALGEEIEVYQGSLEEGLKIAKQVVKNGANIIISRGGTGNLIKSNLQIPVVNLETSGFDIINTINKAVTYSNNIGIVGFQNLISAYERVNKIMQNTFSTRITTAVINDGKEADRKIKQLYRLGIRVFIGGYTVIDAVEKLGFHGVLIETGNDTIVEAIRHAKNILEVQLKEKEKTEILKSIIDFAYDGILGVDSKGIITVFNPVAEKIIGIKAERAIGKPVDDVVENTRMDYVLKTGEAELGEIQNIGETSIVTNRVPILVEGEVLGAVATFQELDKIQKMESKIRKKLLYKGHVAKAKFDDIIGHSRAIIQSKEKARQYAEVDSTVLILGETGTGKELFAQSIHNASSRFDKPFVAVNCAALPENLLESELFGYVEGAFTGAKKGGKAGLFELAHEGTIFLDEISEMSPMLQARFLRVLQEKEVVRLGDDRVIPIDIRVIAATNRDLYSQVERGEFREDLYYRLCVLRLEIPPLGKRIEDIPALVNYFIEEKGRRLGKTIKGVSPEALAKLVNYCWPGNVRQLENIIERAVVLCKGKEIDVDIIFEVMNGAPNFSKEYMQNTSVGVISGEGLLKHAEGEIIKKVLEDTKGNKTLAAERLGISVTTLWRKLKSLDL from the coding sequence ATGACAGGAAAAATTGTATTTATCGCACCGGATAAGAATTTGGCGGATAGGGCAAAACAGTTAATTTCCGCCCTTGGCGAAGAAATAGAAGTGTATCAAGGCTCATTGGAGGAAGGATTAAAGATTGCCAAACAGGTGGTTAAAAACGGAGCCAACATTATTATCAGCAGGGGCGGAACGGGAAATCTGATAAAAAGCAATCTGCAGATACCGGTGGTTAACTTGGAGACCAGCGGCTTTGACATTATTAACACAATCAATAAAGCTGTGACCTATTCAAATAACATAGGTATAGTCGGCTTTCAGAATTTGATTTCCGCCTATGAAAGAGTCAATAAAATAATGCAAAATACTTTCTCTACGAGGATAACTACAGCCGTTATCAATGATGGAAAAGAAGCGGACAGAAAGATAAAGCAGTTGTACAGGTTAGGTATAAGGGTATTCATTGGAGGATATACGGTAATTGACGCAGTTGAAAAGCTGGGTTTCCATGGAGTGCTTATAGAAACCGGGAATGACACTATAGTTGAAGCAATTAGACATGCGAAAAACATACTTGAAGTTCAGCTCAAGGAAAAGGAAAAGACAGAGATATTGAAATCCATAATTGATTTTGCCTATGATGGGATTTTGGGGGTGGACAGCAAGGGAATCATAACCGTGTTCAATCCGGTGGCGGAAAAGATAATCGGTATTAAGGCTGAAAGGGCTATAGGAAAGCCTGTGGATGACGTCGTGGAAAATACCAGAATGGATTACGTGCTCAAAACAGGGGAAGCGGAATTGGGCGAGATACAAAATATTGGGGAAACATCCATTGTAACCAACAGGGTGCCTATATTGGTTGAAGGGGAAGTGTTGGGGGCTGTTGCCACATTTCAGGAGCTGGACAAGATACAGAAGATGGAGAGCAAAATCCGTAAAAAGCTTTTGTACAAGGGGCATGTGGCCAAAGCAAAATTCGACGACATCATCGGGCACAGCAGGGCAATAATTCAGTCCAAAGAAAAGGCAAGGCAGTATGCTGAAGTGGACAGTACGGTATTGATTCTCGGTGAAACAGGAACCGGGAAAGAACTGTTTGCCCAAAGCATACACAACGCCAGCTCCCGCTTTGACAAACCCTTTGTTGCGGTGAACTGCGCAGCCCTTCCGGAAAATCTTTTGGAAAGCGAGCTTTTTGGCTATGTTGAAGGAGCCTTCACCGGCGCAAAAAAAGGGGGCAAAGCCGGACTGTTTGAGCTGGCCCATGAGGGAACAATTTTTCTTGACGAGATAAGCGAGATGTCGCCGATGCTGCAGGCAAGATTCTTAAGAGTGCTGCAGGAAAAAGAAGTGGTGAGGCTGGGCGACGATAGAGTAATACCCATAGATATACGAGTTATTGCCGCTACCAACCGGGACCTTTACAGCCAGGTGGAAAGGGGAGAATTCAGGGAAGATTTGTATTACCGCCTATGTGTCCTCAGGCTGGAGATACCTCCTCTAGGGAAGAGGATTGAGGATATCCCCGCCCTTGTCAATTATTTTATTGAAGAGAAGGGCAGGAGATTGGGCAAAACGATAAAAGGCGTTTCCCCCGAGGCACTGGCCAAACTGGTTAATTATTGCTGGCCGGGGAATGTGCGGCAGCTGGAGAATATCATTGAGCGCGCAGTGGTTTTATGCAAAGGCAAAGAAATTGATGTGGATATAATTTTTGAAGTAATGAATGGAGCTCCGAATTTCTCAAAAGAATATATGCAAAATACCTCCGTAGGAGTTATATCGGGCGAGGGCCTTTTAAAGCACGCCGAAGGCGAGATAATTAAGAAGGTTCTAGAGGATACTAAAGGCAATAAAACCCTTGCAGCAGAAAGACTGGGCATAAGCGTTACAACGCTGTGGAGGAAGCTGAAAAGCCTGGATCTATAA